In Lodderomyces elongisporus chromosome 1, complete sequence, a genomic segment contains:
- the PHO8_2 gene encoding vacuolar alkaline phosphatase produces MVKSENYPLLGGDSLRCTNKSPASIAKRLSIILNIITIITIAYLYFYHNTNTDSDKHSGSHKHGHGKFHHHHHHHPRSKKNVIMMVTDGMGPASVSAARSFRQFRDKLPINDVLTIDQYFIGTSRTRSSSSLVTDSAAGATAFSCALKSYNGAIGVDPKKNPCGTILEALKLQGYMTGLVVTTRITDATPAAFSSHADYRFQEDLIAQHQIGEYPLGRVVDLILGGGRCHFLPTSVPGGCRADARNLIDETRKSGWSYVGNRSEFDALQGGKNVTLPLLGLLADTDIPYDIDRDPKEYPSLAEEVEVALIALSEATKDSDQGFFLLIEGSRIDHAGHHNDPAAQVREVLAYDKAFAKVIEFINTSDVETVAISTSDHETGGMVTARQVTENYPDYLWYPEVLLNSSHSGEYLAQKIYEKRNQKSHELKKFIREEILKSDMGVEADSAHDDIIDEIVSKASNPNELLYVLNNIISFQAQIGWTTHGHSAVDVNIYAHTNSEQILHRLKSHKHGLFGNHENIEIGAFMESLTGSDLKNVTKLIKDTTHAPGKSDVFIDEYHGHIVPQ; encoded by the coding sequence aTGGTCAAATCTGAAAATTATCCTCTATTAGGAGGCGACTCGCTTCGATGCACAAACAAGTCACCTGCAAGCATCGCGAAACGACTCTCTATCATTTTGAACATCATCACCATAATCACTATAGCATATCTCTACTTTTACCACAATACAAACACAGATTCAGACAAGCATAGTGGCAGCCACAAACATGGACATGGCAagtttcatcatcatcatcatcatcatcctcgCTCTAAGAAAAATGTTATTATGATGGTTACTGATGGTATGGGCCCTGCCAGTGTCTCGGCTGCTCGCTCATTCCGTCAATTTAGAGACAAATTGCCCATCAACGACGTATTAACAATTGACCAATACTTTATTGGAACTTCAAGGACGCGGTCATCGAGCTCGTTGGTGACAGATTCTGCTGCTGGTGCCACCGCTTTTTCATGTGCTTTGAAATCGTATAATGGAGCAATTGGTGTAGACCCCAAGAAAAACCCATGCGGCACCATACTCGAAGCATTGAAGTTGCAAGGTTACATGACTGGGTTGGTGGTGACAACGCGGATTACCGATGCAACACCAGCTGCTTTTTCATCGCATGCAGATTACCGATTCCAAGAAGATTTGATTGCTCAACACCAAATTGGGGAATATCCATTGGGCAGAGTTGTTGACTTGATTTTGGGTGGCGGAAGATGCCATTTCTTGCCTACTAGCGTTCCAGGTGGATGCAGAGCTGACGCAAGAAACTTGATTGATGAGACTCGCAAACTGGGTTGGTCTTATGTTGGCAACAGAAGTGAGTTTGACGCATTGCAAGGTGGTAAGAATGTAACCTTGCCATTGTTGGGATTACTTGCTGATACAGACATACCATATGATATTGATAGGGATCCTAAAGAATACCCATCTTTGGCAGAAGAGGTTGAAGTTGCATTAATTGCATTATCAGAAGCTACAAAGGACTCAGACCAAGGGTTTTTCTTATTGATTGAAGGTTCGAGAATTGACCATGCTGGACATCATAATGACCCTGCAGCACAGGTGAGGGAGGTATTGGCATACGACAAGGCATTTGCCAAGGTTATTGAGTTTATTAATACTTCAGATGTCGAAACAGTGGCAATTTCAACTAGTGACCATGAGACTGGCGGAATGGTGACTGCAAGACAAGTCACTGAGAATTATCCTGACTACTTATGGTACCCCGAAGTGTTACTAAACAGCTCTCACTCGGGAGAGTACTTGGCCCAGAAAATTTACGAAAAGCGTAATCAAAAAAGCCAcgaattgaaaaagtttaTTAGAGAGGAGATTTTGAAATCAGATATGGGAGTAGAAGCGGACTCTGCGCATGACGACATCATTGATGAGATTGTCTCCAAGGCATCCAACCCCAATGAACTACTCTATGTGTTGAACAATATCATTTCGTTCCAGGCACAAATTGGATGGACGACACATGGACATTCTGCTGTTGATGTCAATATTTATGCACATACAAACTCTGAGCAAATCTTGCACAGGTTGAAGTCACACAAGCATGGTCTCTTTGGAAACCATGAAAACATTGAGATTGGGGCGTTTATGGAGTCATTGACCGGTTCTGATTTGAAGAATGTGACAAAGTTGATAAAGGATACCACACATGCTCCAGGTAAATCTGATGTGTTTATCGATGAATATCATGGGCATATCGTGCCACAGTAA